One genomic window of Haloferax mediterranei ATCC 33500 includes the following:
- the rqcH gene encoding ribosome rescue protein RqcH — protein MDPKRELTSVDLAALVTEMNRYEGAKVDKAYLYGDDLLRLKMRDFDRGRLELLLEVGDIKRAHIAAQEHVPDAPGRPPNFAMMLRNRLSGADFAGVEQYEFDRILTFTFERGDENTKIVVELFGQGNIAVLDETGEVVRSLETVRLKSRTVAPGSQYEYPSSRLDPLTISRDALGRHMEQSDTDVVRTIATQLNLGGLYAEELCTRAGVEKTLDIADATDDHYDAIYDAIVNLRQQVRSGEFDPRLYTDDDDAVVDVTPFPLQEHQNAGLDEEAYDTFNEALDEYFFRLDLTADEQEATSNRPDFEEQIAKQERIIEQQKQAIEGFDEQANEERERAELLYANYDLVDDVLSTVREAREQGVPWDDIAVTLDEGAEQGIPAAEAVTNVDGANGTVTIKLDDATVTLDVSMGVEKNADRLYTEAKRIQEKKQGALAAIEDTREELEAAKRRRDEWEADDQEDESDEDEEPEETDWLSLDSVPVKSTEHWFERFRWFHTSSGYLVVGGRNADQNEELVKKYMSKHDRFFHTQAHGGPVTLLKATGPSEPAQKVDFSEETLQEAAQFAVSYSSIWKEGRFADDAYMVEPSQVSKTPESGEYIEKGSFVIRGDRRYFEDVPAKVAVGIQCEDETRVIGGPPSAIETRAETMLTLTPGQYAQNDAAKLCYRRLRERFADKSFVRKIASPDQIQEFLPPGGSDIVDG, from the coding sequence AGGCGTACCTCTACGGCGACGACCTGCTTCGCCTCAAGATGCGGGACTTCGACCGCGGTCGCCTCGAACTCCTCTTGGAAGTCGGCGACATCAAGCGCGCACACATCGCCGCGCAGGAGCACGTCCCGGACGCGCCCGGTCGCCCGCCGAACTTCGCGATGATGCTCCGTAATCGGCTCAGCGGGGCCGACTTCGCGGGCGTCGAACAGTACGAGTTCGACCGCATCCTCACGTTCACGTTCGAACGCGGTGACGAGAACACGAAAATCGTCGTCGAACTGTTCGGACAGGGCAACATCGCGGTGCTCGATGAGACGGGCGAAGTCGTCCGCAGTCTGGAGACGGTGCGCCTCAAATCGCGAACCGTCGCACCGGGGTCGCAGTACGAGTATCCGTCCTCTCGACTCGACCCCCTTACCATCAGCCGAGACGCGCTCGGTCGCCACATGGAGCAGTCGGATACCGACGTGGTTCGAACCATCGCAACGCAACTGAATCTCGGTGGCCTCTACGCCGAAGAGTTGTGTACCCGTGCTGGCGTCGAAAAGACCCTCGATATCGCCGACGCGACAGACGACCACTACGACGCTATCTACGACGCAATCGTCAACCTTCGACAGCAAGTCCGCTCCGGCGAGTTCGACCCACGGCTCTACACCGACGACGACGATGCGGTCGTGGACGTGACGCCGTTCCCGCTGCAGGAACACCAGAACGCGGGACTCGACGAAGAGGCGTACGACACGTTCAACGAGGCACTCGACGAGTACTTCTTCCGTCTCGATTTGACCGCGGACGAGCAAGAAGCCACGTCGAACCGCCCCGACTTCGAGGAACAAATCGCCAAGCAAGAACGCATCATCGAGCAGCAAAAACAGGCCATCGAGGGCTTCGACGAGCAAGCAAACGAGGAGCGCGAGCGCGCCGAACTCCTCTATGCGAACTACGACCTCGTCGACGACGTGCTCTCGACGGTCCGCGAGGCCCGCGAACAGGGCGTCCCGTGGGACGACATCGCCGTGACGCTCGACGAAGGCGCAGAACAGGGCATTCCCGCTGCGGAGGCCGTCACGAACGTCGACGGCGCGAACGGCACTGTCACCATCAAACTCGACGACGCGACTGTCACCCTCGACGTGTCGATGGGCGTCGAAAAGAACGCTGACCGACTGTACACGGAAGCAAAGCGCATCCAAGAGAAAAAACAGGGCGCGCTCGCGGCCATCGAAGACACCCGCGAGGAACTGGAGGCAGCAAAGCGCCGCCGTGACGAGTGGGAGGCGGACGACCAAGAAGACGAGAGCGACGAAGACGAAGAACCGGAAGAGACCGATTGGCTCTCGCTCGACTCGGTGCCGGTCAAGTCGACGGAACACTGGTTCGAACGGTTCCGCTGGTTCCACACGTCCAGCGGCTACCTCGTCGTCGGCGGCCGCAACGCCGACCAAAACGAGGAGTTGGTGAAGAAGTACATGAGCAAACACGACCGCTTCTTCCACACGCAGGCCCACGGCGGGCCGGTCACACTCCTCAAGGCCACGGGACCGAGCGAACCCGCACAGAAGGTCGACTTCTCGGAAGAGACGCTTCAGGAGGCCGCGCAGTTCGCCGTTTCGTACTCCTCCATCTGGAAGGAAGGTCGGTTCGCGGACGACGCCTACATGGTCGAACCGTCACAGGTGTCGAAGACGCCCGAATCCGGCGAGTACATCGAAAAAGGGAGTTTTGTCATCCGCGGCGACCGTCGGTACTTCGAAGACGTGCCCGCGAAAGTCGCCGTCGGCATCCAGTGCGAAGACGAGACGCGAGTCATCGGTGGCCCACCGTCTGCCATCGAGACGCGCGCGGAGACGATGCTGACGCTCACCCCCGGGCAGTACGCCCAAAACGACGCTGCGAAGTTGTGCTACCGCCGACTACGCGAGCGCTTCGCCGACAAATCGTTCGTTAGAAAAATCGCATCACCCGACCAGATTCAGGAGTTCCTCCCACCGGGCGGGAGCGACATCGTAGACGGGTAA